Proteins encoded within one genomic window of Deltaproteobacteria bacterium:
- a CDS encoding DMT family protein translates to MITVFLLFCSNVLMTFAWYGHLKYGEGWPLWRVILASWSSFYAKSYLG, encoded by the coding sequence GTGATTACAGTATTTCTTCTATTCTGTTCTAACGTGCTTATGACTTTTGCGTGGTATGGCCATTTGAAGTATGGCGAAGGTTGGCCACTGTGGCGGGTAATTCTCGCATCTTGGTCTTCATTTTACGCTAAAAGCTACCTCGGGTAA
- a CDS encoding transglycosylase domain-containing protein, giving the protein MKRKGIGYRRFSLLSPHLGLTRLRPAYWFALCALAFAIKTYCDVSSPHLKLQSWLSGTQVLAIADRHGRLLSISHQNPLSNCDRIPLYEIPPLLQIAFIASEDQRFYQHGGIDWQARIAALWQNIRATRIVRGASTITEQVVRMLHPRPRTWWSKWIETFEATSLERHSSKANILEFYLNQVPYASNRRGVMQASHYYFDRDLSTLNVKETLALAILIRAPSRLDLYGNLKAVERETYHLAELLVRKGTFDQRQLEEVRQQTIALQRSGNITNAAHFVGFVRRSTKDPGFGWRYMITTLDLDIQRQVQEILDERTRTLHMRDLRNAGALVVDHSRGEILAWVVAGTNNSTTPGGQIDAVTSPRQPGSALKPFLYAAALELGWSSATVLDDSPLVAAVGSGLHNFKNYSNTYYGKISLREALANSLNIPALRTIEYVGTSRYLSLLHKLGFASLNREASVYDRGLALGNGEVTLLELTQAYAVLANRGIYRPLKFSFSDNGRDRPKRLISDQVASLVGNILSDPWARRLEFGSNSILNLPVQTAVKTGTSTDYRDAWAVGFNDTYVVGIWMGNLDGSPTDGVTGSTGPALAIRSIFSRLNQHRISRPLYLSQRLVRQDICVASGDDTQCAIRSEYFVPGTEPTTAAVLEPSEAPTLVTPTSNLQLAWDPRIPRERHKFEFQIEGLKPGESVSWMLNDRPLAHTDSGKYLWNVDRGQFRLAATVYHDEDKLFSLPEVAFSVK; this is encoded by the coding sequence TCCTCACCTAAAATTGCAATCCTGGCTGTCGGGTACGCAAGTGTTGGCTATTGCCGATCGACATGGCAGGCTGTTATCCATCTCGCACCAAAATCCTCTGAGCAATTGCGATCGCATTCCACTCTACGAAATCCCGCCTCTGCTCCAAATCGCTTTTATTGCCTCCGAGGATCAACGTTTCTATCAGCATGGCGGAATAGATTGGCAGGCTCGCATAGCCGCGTTGTGGCAGAATATCCGCGCAACTCGAATAGTAAGAGGTGCAAGCACTATTACGGAACAAGTAGTGCGCATGCTGCATCCCCGGCCGCGCACTTGGTGGTCCAAATGGATCGAGACCTTTGAGGCGACTAGTTTAGAGCGTCATTCTTCCAAGGCCAACATTCTAGAGTTTTACTTAAACCAGGTTCCCTATGCTTCTAATCGCAGGGGCGTAATGCAGGCCTCACACTACTATTTCGATCGCGATCTTTCGACTCTTAACGTTAAGGAGACACTTGCGCTAGCCATTCTGATTCGCGCGCCTTCGCGGTTGGATCTCTACGGCAACCTAAAAGCAGTCGAACGAGAGACTTATCATTTGGCAGAGTTGCTAGTAAGGAAAGGAACCTTTGATCAGCGACAGCTTGAGGAGGTGCGACAGCAAACTATCGCTCTCCAGCGTTCGGGCAATATTACAAATGCCGCCCATTTCGTAGGGTTTGTTCGGCGCTCGACTAAAGATCCAGGGTTTGGCTGGAGATATATGATTACAACGCTCGATCTCGACATCCAGCGCCAGGTGCAGGAAATACTAGATGAGCGGACTAGGACTCTTCACATGCGAGACCTACGCAATGCAGGAGCATTAGTAGTCGATCACTCGCGCGGGGAAATTCTGGCATGGGTGGTAGCCGGCACAAATAACTCGACGACACCAGGCGGACAAATCGATGCTGTAACTTCGCCGCGGCAACCTGGCTCAGCGCTAAAACCCTTTCTCTACGCAGCAGCGCTAGAGCTTGGCTGGTCTTCTGCCACGGTCTTAGATGATTCTCCGCTTGTGGCAGCCGTTGGTAGTGGACTGCATAATTTTAAGAATTACAGCAATACTTATTATGGCAAAATTTCCTTGCGTGAAGCACTTGCTAATTCACTAAATATTCCAGCTTTACGCACCATTGAATATGTAGGCACAAGCCGCTATCTTTCCCTCCTGCACAAGCTAGGGTTTGCCAGTCTAAACCGCGAGGCAAGTGTTTACGATAGAGGGCTAGCACTTGGAAATGGCGAGGTAACGTTGTTGGAGCTAACGCAAGCTTATGCAGTACTGGCTAATCGCGGCATTTATCGCCCGCTAAAATTTAGTTTCTCAGACAACGGCCGCGATCGACCAAAACGCCTAATCTCCGATCAAGTCGCTTCACTTGTTGGCAATATACTTTCCGACCCTTGGGCCAGGCGACTCGAGTTTGGCAGTAACAGCATCCTCAACCTGCCGGTTCAGACTGCGGTAAAAACTGGAACATCGACGGATTACCGCGATGCCTGGGCTGTGGGATTTAACGATACCTATGTGGTGGGGATTTGGATGGGTAACCTCGATGGGAGCCCCACGGATGGAGTTACCGGCTCTACTGGGCCGGCGCTGGCCATACGCAGCATCTTTTCAAGGCTTAATCAGCACCGGATTAGCCGGCCCCTTTATTTAAGTCAGAGATTGGTGCGACAGGATATTTGCGTGGCTTCGGGTGACGATACTCAATGCGCTATCCGAAGTGAATATTTTGTGCCCGGGACAGAGCCTACCACTGCTGCCGTGCTCGAACCAAGCGAGGCTCCCACTCTAGTAACACCTACTAGCAATCTCCAGCTCGCCTGGGATCCTCGCATCCCCCGAGAGCGACACAAATTTGAGTTTCAGATTGAAGGCCTTAAGCCGGGCGAAAGCGTTTCCTGGATGTTAAATGATCGGCCACTTGCTCATACTGACAGCGGAAAATACTTATGGAACGTAGACCGGGGACAATTTCGACTGGCAGCAACAGTTTATCACGACGAGGATAAACTGTTTTCGTTACCCGAGGTAGCTTTTAGCGTAAAATGA